Genomic segment of Gammaproteobacteria bacterium:
ATTTATCTCACAATCTCGCACAATTGGTTAAAGCGCATCTAATGGACTTCGCACGCCTTTGCCGCCCCGATTCAAAACATGCGTATAAATCATCGTTGTAGAAACATCTGAATGACCTAATAATTCCTGCACAGTGCGAATGTCATAACCAAATTCCAATAAATGCGTTGCAAAACTATGTCGTAAAGCATGACAATTCACCAATTTCGTCAACTGCGCTGTCATCGCTGCTTCTCTAATAGCCTTTTGTAAATTAGTTTCGTGCAAATGGTGACGGCGTACCGATCCTCCCCGTGGATCTACCGAAAGTTTTCCACTCGGAAAAGCATATTGCCATCCCCATTCTTTGGATGCGTTCGGATATTTTTCTGCCAAAGCAAATGGCAAATACACCTCACCATAACCGTGTTGTAAATCCTGATCATGCATTGTTTTTATACGCTCCAAATGCGTTTGCAATGGCGCGATTAATTTTTCTGGTAATGGCACGACGCGATCCTTTTTTCCTTTTCCATCCCGCACCGTGATCTGACGATACTCAAAATCAATATCCTTTACCCGCAACCGCAGGCATTCCATTAACCGTATTCCAGTACCATAAAGCAACGACGCCATCAAATGATAAATCCCATCCATTTTTTCTAATAATCGTGTTACTTCGGATCGTGTTAATACCACGGGCAAATATTTTTGACGTTTTGCTCTTTGAAAATTTCCCATATCGCCAAGCGGTTTACCCAATACATTCTCGTATAAAAATACCAAGGCATTGAGTGCTTGATTCTGCGTACTGGCCGATACGTTTCTTTTTAAGACCAAGGTTTCGAGAAAAGAAACGACCTCTGCAATACCGGTGCTGTTTAGATCGCGATTTTTAATGAACGTTAAATAGCGTTCTACCCAAGTGCGATATGCACCCTCAGTACGAATTGAATAATTTCGCTGATGA
This window contains:
- the int gene encoding Integrase/recombinase; the encoded protein is MSDDSENTNVKPASEIIEKLITVIHQRNYSIRTEGAYRTWVERYLTFIKNRDLNSTGIAEVVSFLETLVLKRNVSASTQNQALNALVFLYENVLGKPLGDMGNFQRAKRQKYLPVVLTRSEVTRLLEKMDGIYHLMASLLYGTGIRLMECLRLRVKDIDFEYRQITVRDGKGKKDRVVPLPEKLIAPLQTHLERIKTMHDQDLQHGYGEVYLPFALAEKYPNASKEWGWQYAFPSGKLSVDPRGGSVRRHHLHETNLQKAIREAAMTAQLTKLVNCHALRHSFATHLLEFGYDIRTVQELLGHSDVSTTMIYTHVLNRGGKGVRSPLDAL